The sequence ATGCTAGAATAAATAAAGATCTCGAATATCAGATGTATGAACGATTCGTTCGTGATTATTTCAAATCCTATCCTAAAAATTTTTAACGGTCATTAAAGTTTTAAAGTTTTTTCCATTTTTTAAAATAGGCCGCAGAAAATATTTACCACTTCTTAAATTTACTATTTCACAATAATGAATTGTCTCGCCATTGTCATCCCCTACTACAAAATAGATTTCTTTGAAGAAACACTACAATCTGTTGCTGCACAAAGCAACAGAGATTTTGTGCTGTATATTGGCAATGATGCAAGCCCCGACAATCCATTACCTCTTATCGAAAAATATTTGAGTGATTTTTCTTATTTATATTTTGATTATAATGATAATTTAGGTGGGAAAAACCTTGCTTTGCAATGGGAAAGAATCTTAGCTCATGTAAAGGAAGACTGGTTTCAGATTTTAGGTGATGATGATATTATTTCTGAAAACTTCGTAGCAGAATTTTACAAAAATCTACCCAAAGTACAATCTGAAAACATCTCTGCCATTAAGTTTTCACACGAAATTGTAGATGAAAATAAAACCATTTTACATACCATTACAACCGACGAAACTATAATTCCTGCACCAGAATTATTTAAAAGAAAATATAAAGGTTTAATGCCAAGCAGTTTGTCTGAAAACATTTTTGCACTTTCGGCTTATAAAAAACATCATTTTCTAAAAATCCCTTTTGCATGGGGAGCGGATGATTATGCTATTCTGACTTTTTCAGGATTAGATAAGGTCTTTTATATCTCAAGTGCAAAAGTTACGGTAAGGATATCAACATCAAGCATATCGGGTGACTTATCTTTACAAAGTAAAAAAGATTTAGGTTACCATATTATGCGTGAAACTGTGCTGAATAAGTATTCACAATATTTTGACAAAAGCTTCCTGATCAGAATGCTGAATGACCACCTTAGGTTCTGTGAGAAAAATCTGGTAAAACCTCATCTCAGACTTTTCAGCATCCTTCTGAAAAGAGGTTATCCGAAAAGATTTTTAGATATGACCAAAGTTGTTTGGTCGATCAACAAAAAATAAAACATTCCAAAGGATGATTACAAAACGTAGACTCATGCTGTATTTAGATACGCTTTATCTCAAATTTCTGATGAAGTTTGATGGTACAGTACGTCACCAGATGCAGGATCACAAAAGTATTCCGGTTATCATCATCAATTTTAATCAGCTTTTCTTTCTTAAGCAACTTATTGATTTTCTGATTAAAAGAGAATTTAAAAACATCATCATTATTGATAACGCATCTACCTATCAACCGCTGTTAGATTATTATACAGAAATTCAGGACGCTGTAACCGTTGAAAAAATGAACACAAATTCTGGACATGATGTATTCTTTAAAAACAAAGACCTCCAGCGTAAATACGGAAAAGGATTTTATTTTCTTACCGACTCAGATATTGTTCCCAATGAGAATTTGCCGAAAGATTTCGAGACTATTATGATCAATTATCTTTTTAAATATTATAAAAAAATCAATAAGATAGGATTTGCGATCGATACTCAGGATATTCCTGATTATTATCCGTTAAAAGAAAAAGTGCAGGCTTGGGAAAAACGTTTTTGGGAGGACGAGCTTGAAAAAAACATTTATTTTGCATTCATAGACACTACTTTCGCACTATATAAACCCAAATATCCTAAAACTATTTTTAATTTATTTAAATTTATGACGGCAATCAGGATAGCGGGAGATTTCACTTGTAAGCATGGCGGCTGGTATCTCAATCCCAATGCACTTACAGAAGAAAATCTTTTTTATATAAAAACGGCCAATCAATCTTCTTCATGGAAAATTGATGAGAAAGGCAACCACGCATCTGACGAGTATGATCACTTGCTAAAATAACAATATGCTCTCAATCATTATATCATCATATCAACCCCTTTATTATAATCAGCTGGTAAAAAACATCAGCGAAACTATTGGTGACGGCTTTTCATATGAAATTATCCAGATATGGAATCCTAGTCTGATAAGCATCACAAAAGCGTATAACGACGGAGCAGAAAAATCGCAGTATGACCACCTTTTATTTTTGCATGAAGATTTAATTTTTCATACTCAAAACTGGGGAAATATTTTAATACAAAATCTTTCTGATGAAAGAACGGGAATCATCGGTGTTGCAGGATCATCGTATGTACCTCACGCACCGAGCAGCTGGACAGTATCTGAAAAATATAATTTCATTCATCTTTTGCAGGGCAACAAAAACAATAATGAATATATAAGTCAGTTTAAAACTCCACAAAAAAGAAATCCTGTCTTTGCAGTAGACGGAGTTTTTTAGCCATCAAAAAAGAAAATTATACTCCATTTAAATTTGATCAAAATCTCATAGGTTTTCATGGGTATGATTTAGATTTCAGTTTGAGAGTCTCAGAGAAATTTCAAAATTTTGTCGTTGATGATATTCTTATTCAACACTTCTCAAAAGGAAACCAAGATAAAAATTGGCTCGATGCTACTATTAAAGTAAGAGAAAACCTGAATATCAAATTTAATCAGAAAATTAATTCTGAAACAGAAACCAGTGTATTTGACGAGTTTTTGTATCAATATTTTAAATTTTATCCGATTAATTTAAAGAATACTTTATTTTCACTTCAATTTTATCCTTTTAAACATCTTAAATTTGCACAACACTTATTTTTGATGAAAAAATATTATCAATTGATAAGGTATTCAAAAGACATTAATAAAAAACACTGATGATAATAGGAAACGGACTTATCGCCAAAGCTCTCAAAAGCATCGATTCGGAAGATATTTTGTTTTTCGCATCAGGTGTTTCTAATTCTTTGGAGACAAGAGATTCAGAATTTGAGAGGGAACATAATCTCTTAAAAAATACGATTGCAAACCATCCTGGGAAAATCTTTGTCTATTTCTCCACTTGCAGTATTTACGACTCTTCCAAAAACAACAGTCATTATGTTCTGCACAAGCTTAAAATGGAACAAATCATCGCAGATTCCTGTGATCAATATTATATTTTAAGGGTTAGTAATGCCGTTGGAAAAGGTGGAAACCCAAACCTTCTTGTGAACTATCTTGTACGGGCTATAGAAAGTGAAACAAAAATTACGGTTCACACCAAAGCAACAAGAAATCTGATCGACGTGAGCGACGTGAGTACTATTACCAAAGAGATTGTAGAGAATTTTAGTCCCAATCAGATCATCAATTTGGCTTATCTTCAGAATTTCTCTATCATAGAGATAACAGAGACCATTTCTGACGTTTTACAGAATGAACCTATTTTGCATTTACAGAACGAAGGCTCAGGCTACGAGATAGAGGTATCTAAAATTGAGAGTTATTTTAAAAGAAACAATCTCAACGATAAAGAGGAGTACCTGAGAAATTTAATTTCAAAATATTACCAAAAATAAAATGCCAAAAACTACTGTCATTATCGTCACTTACAATGCCATGAAATGGGCTGAAAGAAGTTTCAACAGCTTGAGACAGTCTTCTGTTCCGCTTGATTGTATAGTGATTGACAATGGCTCTACAGACGGCAGTCAGGAATTTATTAAAAACAGTTTCCCCGAAGTTGATTTTATACAGTCAACGGAAAATTTAGGTTTTGGAAAAGCCAACAATATCGGAATTGAAAAAGCATATAAAAAAGGAGCCGATTTTTTTTACCTGATGAATCAGGATGCATGGTTGTACGAAAATAGTATTCAGAAACTTTTAGAGGTATTTGAAAGCCATTCAAAACAAGAAGAAATTGGCATTCTCAGCCCGATGCATATTGACGGAAGCGAAAAACTGCTTGATATTTTTCTCGACAAATATATCGCCACTAATTTTGAGAAGACCCGGTTGATTTCTGATCTTTATTTTCAAAATATGAAGCCATTTTATGAACTAAGCTTCATTAATGCAGCACATTGGCTTTTGCCAAGAAATACCATAGAAACCATTGGCGGATTCAACCCTTATTTTTTCCATTACGGTGAAGATGTAGAGTATGCCAATCGAGTACATTTCCATAAGAAAAAAGTATTGCTGGTGCCCGAAAGCAGGGTTGTACATGATGGTAAACAAATATTAAGCAAAGTAGATCCTGCAAAATATCCAGATCTTGGTATAGAAACCAAAATGATGAACCCCAGCCTTCCAAATGCCATCCTTCTTGAGAAAAAATCTCTGCGACAAAGCATGCTCAAAAATATGTTTACAGGAAACCGGAGCCGATACAAGATACTTCAAGAAAAATACCGTAAGATTGTGAAAGATGAAAAAACACTGACCGAATTGCGAAATCAAGTAAAAGAAGTTGGATTAACCTTTCTGAATGTGTAAATTTGAAACTTCAGGACTAAAGAAAAACACAAATAAACATGTGCGGAATAGCAGGAATCATTACACCTAACGCCAAAAATTATAATCGTGAAATACAGAATATGACCGATGCTATTGCGCATCGTGGTCCCGATTCTGCTCATCATGAATATTATGAAAATGCCGCATTAGGCCATCGCCGCCTTTCCATCATCGATCTTTCAGAAAACGGAAAACAGCCGATGTTTTCGAATACCAAAAACGAATGCATTGTTCTGAATGGTGAAATCTATGGTTTCCAGTCAATTAAAAAGCAACATGCTGAATATCCTTACCGCGGAGGTTCGGATACGGAAGTCATTCTGGCAATGTACCAACGGAAAAAGGAAAACCTGATTCACGATCTTCCCGGAATGTTTGCATTTGCCATCTGGGATGAAAATAAGCAACAGCTTTTTTGTGCCAGGGACCGTTTTGGTGAAAAACCATTTTACTATACCACCGGAAAAAATGGTGAATTTATTTTTGCTTCAGAAATCAAAGCCATATTAGCAAGCGGACTCGCCAATACAGAAATCAATCACGATGCACTTTCTCATTACCTACAATACGGTTATGTGAGCACTTATCAGAGTATTTATAAAAACATTCATTCTCTACCTCCTGCTCATCAGCTGATCTGGAAAGATGGTAAAACTGAAGTGTCAAGATATTACAGTCTTCCAAAAAAAGAAAGGCAAATCAGTCTTTCTGATGCAAAAGAAGAATTTGTTTATCTCTTGAAAAACGCTGTTGAAAAACAGCTGATTGCCGATGTGGAAGTTGGAAGCTTTTTAAGTGGTGGCTTAGACTCCTCATCAATTGTTGCGATGGTCCACGAGTTTTTACCTAATCAGACTACCATCAGTTTTGGATATGATCATGAAGACAGTGAACTGAAATATGCCAGAGAAATAGCCGAAAAATACAAAACAAAACATATAGAAATTCATGAAAAAAAG comes from Chryseobacterium sp. 3008163 and encodes:
- a CDS encoding NAD-dependent epimerase/dehydratase family protein; this translates as MIIGNGLIAKALKSIDSEDILFFASGVSNSLETRDSEFEREHNLLKNTIANHPGKIFVYFSTCSIYDSSKNNSHYVLHKLKMEQIIADSCDQYYILRVSNAVGKGGNPNLLVNYLVRAIESETKITVHTKATRNLIDVSDVSTITKEIVENFSPNQIINLAYLQNFSIIEITETISDVLQNEPILHLQNEGSGYEIEVSKIESYFKRNNLNDKEEYLRNLISKYYQK
- a CDS encoding glycosyltransferase family A protein, with amino-acid sequence MNCLAIVIPYYKIDFFEETLQSVAAQSNRDFVLYIGNDASPDNPLPLIEKYLSDFSYLYFDYNDNLGGKNLALQWERILAHVKEDWFQILGDDDIISENFVAEFYKNLPKVQSENISAIKFSHEIVDENKTILHTITTDETIIPAPELFKRKYKGLMPSSLSENIFALSAYKKHHFLKIPFAWGADDYAILTFSGLDKVFYISSAKVTVRISTSSISGDLSLQSKKDLGYHIMRETVLNKYSQYFDKSFLIRMLNDHLRFCEKNLVKPHLRLFSILLKRGYPKRFLDMTKVVWSINKK
- a CDS encoding glycosyltransferase encodes the protein MLSIIISSYQPLYYNQLVKNISETIGDGFSYEIIQIWNPSLISITKAYNDGAEKSQYDHLLFLHEDLIFHTQNWGNILIQNLSDERTGIIGVAGSSYVPHAPSSWTVSEKYNFIHLLQGNKNNNEYISQFKTPQKRNPVFAVDGVF
- a CDS encoding glycosyltransferase family 2 protein yields the protein MPKTTVIIVTYNAMKWAERSFNSLRQSSVPLDCIVIDNGSTDGSQEFIKNSFPEVDFIQSTENLGFGKANNIGIEKAYKKGADFFYLMNQDAWLYENSIQKLLEVFESHSKQEEIGILSPMHIDGSEKLLDIFLDKYIATNFEKTRLISDLYFQNMKPFYELSFINAAHWLLPRNTIETIGGFNPYFFHYGEDVEYANRVHFHKKKVLLVPESRVVHDGKQILSKVDPAKYPDLGIETKMMNPSLPNAILLEKKSLRQSMLKNMFTGNRSRYKILQEKYRKIVKDEKTLTELRNQVKEVGLTFLNV
- the asnB gene encoding asparagine synthase (glutamine-hydrolyzing), translated to MCGIAGIITPNAKNYNREIQNMTDAIAHRGPDSAHHEYYENAALGHRRLSIIDLSENGKQPMFSNTKNECIVLNGEIYGFQSIKKQHAEYPYRGGSDTEVILAMYQRKKENLIHDLPGMFAFAIWDENKQQLFCARDRFGEKPFYYTTGKNGEFIFASEIKAILASGLANTEINHDALSHYLQYGYVSTYQSIYKNIHSLPPAHQLIWKDGKTEVSRYYSLPKKERQISLSDAKEEFVYLLKNAVEKQLIADVEVGSFLSGGLDSSSIVAMVHEFLPNQTTISFGYDHEDSELKYAREIAEKYKTKHIEIHEKKEDLVSGILKITPFLDEPFADTSTLPQFEICKAARKNLTVVLSGDVGDELFGGYNFYKVENELKKHFSYQNIIAQFGLKLYQNLKQTSYISQKNIQYSSILDFHQNDVRNFFNENERRQLGINENYSQPYSFKADENSLNDIMRTDLEKYVPGNMLVKSDRMAMANSLEVRTPFLDVDFAEFCIQLPDQLKINSEQDKIILRESMNSYWTETIRNRRKQGFGLGIENWFEEKNLMKFSDDHLKNKDQRIFNYIDFNETQKFLNKDRKHWNLLQLALWAEKNHSQA
- a CDS encoding glycosyltransferase family 2 protein, whose amino-acid sequence is MLYLDTLYLKFLMKFDGTVRHQMQDHKSIPVIIINFNQLFFLKQLIDFLIKREFKNIIIIDNASTYQPLLDYYTEIQDAVTVEKMNTNSGHDVFFKNKDLQRKYGKGFYFLTDSDIVPNENLPKDFETIMINYLFKYYKKINKIGFAIDTQDIPDYYPLKEKVQAWEKRFWEDELEKNIYFAFIDTTFALYKPKYPKTIFNLFKFMTAIRIAGDFTCKHGGWYLNPNALTEENLFYIKTANQSSSWKIDEKGNHASDEYDHLLK